The Deinococcus metallilatus genome segment GGCCAGCGCCAGCGACACGTCGCTGGGAATCAGGTGCAGGCCGTGTGCGGCGGTAGGAGAGGGGAGAGGCTCCCCCCGCGTGGCCGTGTCATACACCGTCTGCTCGCGGCTGACCCCCGACACCCCCAGCCAGTCGGTCAAATTGGCCTGCGGGTCAAGGTCCACGACCAGGACGCGCAACCCGGCCTGCGAGAGCGTATGGCCCACATCCCGGGTCAGGCTCGACTTCATGACTCCGCCCGCGTGGTTGAAGAACGTCAGCGTCCGCATTTCTCCCACATTACCCCGAAGTCTGCCAGCTTGCTCGTCACGTGACGAGCAGAGGAAGGACAGCGGTTTCCCTATCGGACAACTTGTGCCGTTTTGGCCCGGTTCGGCTCGGAGGTGGCCGAACACGCGGGCCCGCTGGCGGTTCCCAGGAGGGTAAATCCGGGGACAACGGGGCAGGGAAGGGGGGAAGGCTGCTGCCCGCCTTTGTGCCTGGGTGGAAAACCCAAGAAAGACGACTCTTTTACAGTGAGAGCATATCTTAGACAATAGTTTCTGCTAGAGACAGCAAAACAGGGTATCGGACAACTTGCGCCGTTTTCGGGGGGAGCACTATCGGACAACTTGCGCCGTTTTTTTTGCGGCGCTGTGCTGGACGCTCTTTTTTGGCGGCAGATTCCCGGAGAAAGGGGTATCGGACAACTTGCGCCGTTTTGCTGAAAACTATCGGACAACTTGCGCCGTTTTTAGGCTGAGGTATCGGACAACTTGCGCCGTTCGGCGTCAGGAGGTATCGGACAACTTGCGCCAAAACTATCGGACAACTTGCGCCGTTCGGGGGGGAGGTATCGGACAACTTGCGCCGTTTGGGCCCCAAAACTATCGGACAACTTGCGCCAAACTATCGGACAACTTGCGCCGTTTTGCCCCGAAAACGTCGTCTGGCACGCGCGGCGCCCCCCCGCTTGTTGTTGACAACATATATTCTTTTAAAAGATAAAAAGATCTAAAAAACAACAAACAAGGGGTGGCCGTGTCCGAAAAAGGAATCAAACGCTTCGACGAACTCAACATCGCCCGGTTGAGCCTCATCAGCGTTCAGGAACGCATCCCGCCGGATTACCGCGACTGGAGCGTCGAGCTTGAGGACGGTGACCGCCGCTACAAGGTCACCTGCCAGGCCATGCCCGAGTACGGCGTGCCCCACGGCATCGATACCGACATCAGCGCCGCGCTGGTGAACCTGTACATCGACCAGGGGGCACCGGCAGACGGCAGCGTGACCTGTACGCCCTACCAGCTCCTCCAGATGGCGGGCCTTGACACCAGCGGGCGCTACTACGCCGCGCTCGATGAGAGTCTCCGGCGGTTAACCACCACCAACTACTTCATCGCGGAGGGCTGGCGGGACCATCCGCGCAAACGCTGGACCAACGTCAACTTCCGCTACATCGACCGGCTGGAGTTCACTTCCGGCGATGAGAACCGCCTGGATGCGAGCAGCGTCCTCAGGATCACCCTGCCGCAGGAGATCGCCCGCAGCGTCCGGGCCGGGTACATCAAGCCGCTCGACCTGAGCTTCATGCAGACCCTCAAGCGGCCCCCCACCCGCGCCCTGTACCGGCTGCTGGACTCGCAACGCCGCGACCCGGAAAATCCGGAGCAGGTGGCGATGTCGTACCAGGTGGGCCTGATGGAGTGGGCCGAGGCCTGCAAGATCGTGACCGACCGCCCCAGCATGGCGCAGCGCACCCTGGACGCCGCGCACGAGGAACTGCTCGAAAAGGGTTTCCTGAAAAGCGTCGAGTACCTGGGGCGCGGCAAGAAAAAAATGCTGCACTACACCTTCGGGGACGCCTTCATTCCGCCCGACCCGCTGCTGGTGCAGAGCCTGGCGGATATCGGCATCACGCACACCCGGGCGCTGCAACTGGTGCGCGAACACGGCGAAGCGGAGGTGGAGGACACCCTCATCCGTTACCAGACCATCGTTTCAGGCGGGTACAGACCGCGCAGCCGCCCCGCCTTTTTCGTGGACCTGCTGAAGAACCCGGAGAAGTATCAGACCCCCGAAGGGGCCGTGTTGCCCTCAGAAGGCCCCCAGAAGGCTCAGCAGGGCCGGAAGAAGGGTGAGAGGTCGCGGGAGGAGTTGGAGGGGCCTTCACGGCCTTTACAGGAGGAAGAGGACGCGGACGCCGCCCTGCGTGCCCTTCCCCGCGAGTCCCAGGTCGAGGCGGTCATGCGCACACTGACCTTCCTGCTGCGAAATGACCTGAAATTGCCCGAACTGGATACCCTGCGCCTCGCGCTCGATGAGGGCTTGGAAGACCCGCTGGACGTAAAGGCGTGGGTGCTGCGCGGAATCAGCAGCGGGCAGAAGGCCGCGATGATCCGCGACCTGCGTGCCCGCCTGAGCCTGGTCCCCGCGCCGCAGTAGGCCGTCCGGCTGAGCCTAGCGGGGGCGCTTGATCGTCTCGATGCCCGCCCCGGAAGCCAGCACCTCGCGGTACAGCTCCCAGAGGGCCTGGGCCGCTTCGGCCTCCCGGACCAGGGCCGAGAAGCGCAGGTAAGCCGCATTTCCGTCGGGCAGCACGAAGGTAGGTGTTCCAAAGACGCCGAGGGCGGCGGCGTCCCGCAGGTCAGCGGCCAGGGCTTCCCGCAAGCCTGCCTCATCCGCCAGGTCCGCCTCGAAACGGGCGAGGTCCAGCCCGGCCTCCTGGGCAGCCGCGCGGATCGCCGCCTCGTCCAGCTCGGCCTTGCGCTCGTGGCGCAGGCGGAAGAGGGCCAGCGTGAAGGCCCAGGCGGCCTCCTCCCCCTGCCGGGCGGCCGCCTGCGCCGCGAGGAAGGCGCGCAGGCTGGCCTGCTGCGCAGGCGTGCTCCCGTCACCTGCCTGTTCGTGCAACCACCACGCCGGGGCCTTGCGGTCGGGGTTCTCCGGGTGGTTGCCCTGCGCCAGCGAGAAGTGCCGCAGCCGGAAGGCCTGGCCGCGTTCGCGGCGCAGCACGTCAGCCAGTTCCAGGCCGCGCCACGCGAAGGGGCACAGGAAGTCGAAATACACGTCCGTGGGCGCAGGGGAGGGAGCGGTCATCCCCGGACGCTAGCACGCCCCGCGCCCCCGCTTCAGCGGTGCCATCCCGCAATCAGGATCAGCGATGAGGAGCACCGCGAAGGGCAGCACGTCCATGAGGGCGCTCAGCCCCGGGGCGGGCGCGAGGTCGCTTTCCATTGCGCTGTAGGTCGCCAGCAGCACAGTGTGTGTCTGCCCCTGGAGGCCCCCGGTGAACAGCAGTTTCGTACTGTGGCCTCCACTTGCAGAACCTTCCTCGTGAAATCCTTCCCTTACATGCCAGAGTTGCCGCTCAGACCCAGTGCCCGTCGCGTTGCCCAGCAAGGCCGGTACCCGTCTCGCCTGATTCTCCGGTCTACGGAGCAGCTGGCCCGTTCAAGGTGGCACTGTCCCTGGAGAGCCGTTCTCGTCCATCCAGTCGTGTCCACACCCCGCCCGCGGGAGGAAGCCGTCCATGCCAGAGACGTCACAACCTCCCCGTTCCCGGTCCGCCTTCCGTTGCTCGTCATGTGACGAGCGGACAGTGAGTCAGAAGGTGGCGCCCCCGGTACCTCTTGGCGCCGCCTGGGCCGACACTTTTAAGCCAAGGTAATTTGATGAACGTTTGGGAAAATGGCGTCTGGGACAACATAAATTAGGCTGGCTACTTCTGGAGTGCGTGCTGGTCGGCCTGAACCGCCCGTTCCCCCCCTTCACGGCTGCCTCAACGTATGTCATGCTGCTCACCATGACGAAGAAATCAACGAAAGCGCCCGCCAAGAAGACCGCTGCCAAGGCCCCCGCGCAGGAGGCCGCCAAGCCCAGCCGCGCGGCCGGGAACGAGGGCGGCAGCGGCAAGGTCGCCAAGACCCAGCTCGTCGAGATGGTCGCCGACAAGACCGGCCTGACCAAGAAGCAGAGCGAGGAAGCCGTCAGCGCGATGCTGGGCGTGGTCGTGGACGCGATCAAGCAGGGCCAGAGCGTCGGCCTCCCCGGCCTCGGGACGCTGAGCGTCAAGGCCACCGCCGCCCGCACCGGCGTGCGCCCCGGCACCAGCGAGCGTATCCAGATTCCCGCGGGCAAGAAGGTTGCCTTCAAGGTCGCCAGCACCCTCAAGTCCTCGCTGGGCCTCTCGGAAGATACGGCAGCGGCCGAGTAAGACAGGACAAAGCTTCAGGTTGGCGCCCCGGGTGGGGCGCTTTTTTTGGCCCGGTTATGCCTGTCCCGCCAGCAGCGTATTGCCGACCGCGCGCCGCAGCCCCTGAATGTCCAGACCGGCGTGCCGCGAGGGGTGAACGCGGTTGGTGAGCAGGGTCCAGGCCAGGCCCCGTTCGGGGTCCACCCATAGACCTGTGCCCGTGAAGCCGGTGTGCCCGAAGGCCCCCGGCCCGGTGAGACTACCGCCGCTCCACTCCGGCTGCGTGGTCACGAAGACGAGGCTGCGGCCCGGGACCTGGGGGCGGAGCGCGGCAGCCTGCGCGGCGGGGGAGAGCCAGCCGCCCCGCAACAGCCGCTCGGCCTGTGCCAGCACGCCCGCGAGGGTTCCGAACAGGCCTGCGTGCCCCGCTGCGCCGCCCAGCGCGAAGGCGTTCTCGTCGTGCGTCTCGCCGCGCAGCATCCGCCCGCGCCAGGGGCAGCGTTCGGTGGCGACCGTGTGCGCCGGGTCAGGCCCGAAGGTCAGGCCGGGGTCCAGCCGGAAGTCCCGCAGGGGCACGCCGCGCACCCGCTCCAGCACGTGGCCCAGCAGGATGTACCCCAGGTCGCTGTACCGCACCTCGCCGGGTGGGGTCAGGGGCCAGGGTTCCTGCAAGACCCGTGCCCGGATGGTCGCCGCGTCGCCCCAGGTGTACAGCGGCGCCCAGGCGGGGAGGCCCGCCGTGTGCGTGAGGAGTTGCCGCAGCGTGCGCGACTTCAGCGGCGTGTCCTGCATCCAGGCGAGGTCCGGCAGGTGAGCGCCGAGAGGATCGTCCAGATCGAGCAGGCCCTCCTCGGCCGCGCGCAGCACCTCCCGCGCGGTGAAGAGCGGTTTGGTGAGGCTGGCGAGGTCCCACCAGAAGTCGGCTTCCAGCGGCAGCCGCTCCGGTTCGCGGGCCGCGCTTCCCAGCACCAGTGTCCCCCGCTGCCCGTTCGCCGTGACCACGCCCAGCGCCGCGCCGCAGAGGCCCTTCTGCTCTGTGGCCTCCACGAGAAGCTCCCGTGTGCGCGGGGGAATCAGCCGCTCTCCCGTCATGCTTCCCCCAGGGCCGCCCGGGCGTGTCCGTCCGCCGCGGCCAGGCGGGCCTCGGCCTCGGGGGCGCTGAGGCCCAGGCGCAGCATCACCAGGGCAGTCTTCACGCGGCCGCCTGCCGCGGCCAGGGCCAGGCGGGCCTCGGCCTCGCTCGCGCCGGTCGCGTGGCAGGTCAGGCGCACGGCGCGGGCTTCCAGCTTGGCGTTGCTGGCCTTCACGTCCACCATCAGGTTGCCGTACACCTTGCCGAGCCGGACCATCAGGGCACTCGACAGCGTGTTCAGCGCGATTTTCTGGGCAGTCCCGGCCTTGAGGCGCGTGCTGCCGCTGATCACCTCCGGCCCGGTGTCGAGCGCCACGGGGTAGTCCACGGCGGCCAGCAGAGGTGTGCCGGGATTGTTGGCGAGGCCGATGGTCAGCGCCCCCGCGGCCCGCGCCGCCTTCACCGCGCCCAGCACGTAGGGCGTCGTTCCACTCGCCGCAACCGCGATCAGCACGTCCTGCGGGCCGACACCCGCCGCGCGCACGTCCGCGCCGCCCGCTTCCGCGTCGTCCTCGGCGCCCTCCACCGCCTGGCGGATCGCGCGCTCGCCCCCGGCGATCAGCGGCACGGCCCGCGTCATGGGCCAGGAGAAGGTCGGCGTGAGTTCGGTCGCGTCCAGCACCCCCAGCCGCCCGCTGGTGCCCGCACCCACGTACACCAGCCGCCCGCCACGTTCCAGAGGCGGGAGGGCCGCCTCCACCGCCCGCGCCAGGGCAGGGGCCGCCGCCCGCACCGCCTCCACCGCGGCCCGCTGGTCGTCCGCGAACACCTGCACCAGCGCCAGCGTGTCCAGCCGGTCCAGGTCGGCGTGGTCCGGGTGGACACCCTCGGTGCGGCGCGGATCAGGAGGGGAGGGGAGGGCCGTCATGGGCGGTTCTCCGGCAGGGGAGGGGAGAGGAGGAGCTTTCCGGCGCTGACCGCGTGTCCGGCGCCGG includes the following:
- a CDS encoding replication initiator protein A, which encodes MSEKGIKRFDELNIARLSLISVQERIPPDYRDWSVELEDGDRRYKVTCQAMPEYGVPHGIDTDISAALVNLYIDQGAPADGSVTCTPYQLLQMAGLDTSGRYYAALDESLRRLTTTNYFIAEGWRDHPRKRWTNVNFRYIDRLEFTSGDENRLDASSVLRITLPQEIARSVRAGYIKPLDLSFMQTLKRPPTRALYRLLDSQRRDPENPEQVAMSYQVGLMEWAEACKIVTDRPSMAQRTLDAAHEELLEKGFLKSVEYLGRGKKKMLHYTFGDAFIPPDPLLVQSLADIGITHTRALQLVREHGEAEVEDTLIRYQTIVSGGYRPRSRPAFFVDLLKNPEKYQTPEGAVLPSEGPQKAQQGRKKGERSREELEGPSRPLQEEEDADAALRALPRESQVEAVMRTLTFLLRNDLKLPELDTLRLALDEGLEDPLDVKAWVLRGISSGQKAAMIRDLRARLSLVPAPQ
- the murQ gene encoding N-acetylmuramic acid 6-phosphate etherase — translated: MTALPSPPDPRRTEGVHPDHADLDRLDTLALVQVFADDQRAAVEAVRAAAPALARAVEAALPPLERGGRLVYVGAGTSGRLGVLDATELTPTFSWPMTRAVPLIAGGERAIRQAVEGAEDDAEAGGADVRAAGVGPQDVLIAVAASGTTPYVLGAVKAARAAGALTIGLANNPGTPLLAAVDYPVALDTGPEVISGSTRLKAGTAQKIALNTLSSALMVRLGKVYGNLMVDVKASNAKLEARAVRLTCHATGASEAEARLALAAAGGRVKTALVMLRLGLSAPEAEARLAAADGHARAALGEA
- a CDS encoding serine hydrolase domain-containing protein; protein product: MTGERLIPPRTRELLVEATEQKGLCGAALGVVTANGQRGTLVLGSAAREPERLPLEADFWWDLASLTKPLFTAREVLRAAEEGLLDLDDPLGAHLPDLAWMQDTPLKSRTLRQLLTHTAGLPAWAPLYTWGDAATIRARVLQEPWPLTPPGEVRYSDLGYILLGHVLERVRGVPLRDFRLDPGLTFGPDPAHTVATERCPWRGRMLRGETHDENAFALGGAAGHAGLFGTLAGVLAQAERLLRGGWLSPAAQAAALRPQVPGRSLVFVTTQPEWSGGSLTGPGAFGHTGFTGTGLWVDPERGLAWTLLTNRVHPSRHAGLDIQGLRRAVGNTLLAGQA
- a CDS encoding HU family DNA-binding protein, which translates into the protein MLLTMTKKSTKAPAKKTAAKAPAQEAAKPSRAAGNEGGSGKVAKTQLVEMVADKTGLTKKQSEEAVSAMLGVVVDAIKQGQSVGLPGLGTLSVKATAARTGVRPGTSERIQIPAGKKVAFKVASTLKSSLGLSEDTAAAE
- a CDS encoding DsbA family protein, encoding MTAPSPAPTDVYFDFLCPFAWRGLELADVLRRERGQAFRLRHFSLAQGNHPENPDRKAPAWWLHEQAGDGSTPAQQASLRAFLAAQAAARQGEEAAWAFTLALFRLRHERKAELDEAAIRAAAQEAGLDLARFEADLADEAGLREALAADLRDAAALGVFGTPTFVLPDGNAAYLRFSALVREAEAAQALWELYREVLASGAGIETIKRPR